Part of the Lampris incognitus isolate fLamInc1 chromosome 1, fLamInc1.hap2, whole genome shotgun sequence genome is shown below.
ATGACAGAGCTCCTGTTAGTCTTACAGTGAGAGCAAAGCGATGGGTCTTCCATCGGCGACATGTCAATGCACATTTTTCACCAGCTGCCATTTCTCAGAGGCCACAGCGCTGACAATCTTTCGCTCAATCATGTTCAAGTTTCGCCATTGCACCACATCTGAGCTGGTAATGATTTTATATTATAATGTCATTGATCCAGTCGGGCAGTTGACAGCCCGACTGGTGCCGAGCAGATAAAGGACAGACTAGTGGTTTGCTCGGTCGGAGAGCCACAGGCTTTTGAGCTCAATACGATAAAGAGAGGTCCTTCGATTTCACCGTAAAGTCCATGATAATTTTCTCACTCAAAAGATGAATACTGAGCTTTTATCCTATCCTCAGCTAAGATATGGACTGCAAAaagacagggggaaaaaaataaattaaaaaaaatcagcatTCATATTCAGCCAAATTAGCATTGCCTGCATGTACCGACACAGGCATATACTGAATGTGCTCTGAGACATGAGTCAAAAGCACCGCTAAACAAATAGGAAGTTATCAATATTCATCTTAAATGAGAAGGTAATTTGTGCCGACTCAAGATTGCTATACACAATGAGACTAAAAATAGCACACTAAAGAGGTATAAAGAAAAGGCATTTGAGCAGGCACCTAGCCGTGTCTGAATACAATGAATTAATAATGAATAAAGGTGAAggccaaaaaaaagagaaaatacgaAGAAGAAATTCTTGCCGCTGAAAAGCTCAAATGTTAATAAAAAACAGTAGCGCTGGGACTTAAATGGGAAACAAGGTCTATTTGAATCAAAGAGCTGCAGaggaatggagaaaaaaaaacagttaacagGCTTCTCAGATTGGACATTCAGAGCAGATATAGTAGCTCTGACCAAAGATGAAGGCTCGCTGCTCACTTGGCAGCAGCCACAGCGAGAGGATTCAAACTATGACTGACATTACTTTTGAATTAGTTCTGGTAAAGCACTTGCTCTGCCCTACAAGCTTATACATTTTACTGAAAAGAGATGACACTGGGTGGCTGGATGTGAAAAGATAGCAGCTTTTGATTTTTGCTTATACTGAAGTGGTGCATTCTCCCGGCTAAGTGTCTGCTTATCTTTCAGGAATGGTGCCCACGCCCCAGGTGTGCGTATCAACCCTGGTCACGGTGAGCACAATGGCAGTGGTGGACCTCTATCTACTGGAGCAGAGTATGCTGGGGGCTCGTGGTGTCCCAGGACCCAGTGTCTGGCAGTGCATGGCAGTGTTGCTAGGCGATGTGGGATTCCTGCTTGCACTGCGGTTTGTGTCAGCAGGCGTGGTGTCGGAGGCCCGCTCCCCACGCCGTGGTTTTGCCAATGCCCTCTGGTTCCTCTTTCTGTCCATGCTTCAGCTCAAGCTCTTCTTCATCTGCCATAATTACCGTCAGGAGCGCCGGCCACCTGACCCCCTGGCCAGGAAAACCTTGACAGTGCTGCTGTCCATTTGTCTGCCCTCCCTCTTCCTCATTCTGACTGGGACAGACCACATGACGCCGCTGAGCAGGAAACAGGAGGTGCGAGGTCGGCTACTGTGGGTAGTGGTCGACCTGCTGGATGTGTTGGACCTGCAGGCTGGGTTGTGGGAGGCCAATGGAGGGTCTTGGGCAGGGGCTGCCTTTGAGCAGGGGCTGCCCATCTGGGCTGAGGGCCTGGTCTTCTTTTATTGTTATGCCCTCCTCCTGCTGCTTCCATGCGTAGCCCTCACAGAGCTGGGGGCTACTGGCCTGCCAGGACAAAGGGGACCCCACAAGGAGGCTTTATATCCTTGGCTCAGCTTGGTCACCATCAATATCTTCACTCTGGTGCTAAGGGGCACAGGCATGCTGTGGTACAGGGACCCCCGTGTCTCTACTGTGTTCCTAGGAAAGAACCTGCTGGCTTTGGCAGTGAAGCTGAGCTCAGCTTGGGAAAGACACAGACGGGAACATAGGGCCCAGGGAACAGGGAGTGTGGTTGGGGCAGAGCCAGGGGACTCCACCCAGCCAAGCCAGAGCTCAGAGCAAGGAGAGGAGCAGGCCCAGGGGAAAGCCTTCTCTGCACCGCCCTCCCATTATCACACGCTGTCCTCCTCCCAAGGCCACAGCCACAGTCTCTCCTGTGTCAGCCTGGAGCCCACAGAGACCTCCTTAGGACCCTCTTTCATCTCTCATGAACTCTAGAGATTCAAACTCTCATACACATtcaccatgcatgcatgcacacaaccagacacacacCTCTAGCCACACctgcacgtacacacaaacacacggctaTGTGTGAtcgatctctcgctctctctctcactcactcacacacacacacacacacacacacacacacacacacacacacacacacacacacacacacacacacacacacacacacacacacacacacacacacaaacaatgtgGACCAGCCAAGGCAGTGGCCCATCCAAGTACATAGgttctattaaaaaaaaagccagtaacttgattttttttttttttaggtataaTAGAGTACTCTGCATCTGGCAACCTCAACTATTCTGATATTTTGTTGTgctaaaaaaaaacttcaaaaagCACATACCTgtaatattttgtgtgtgtgtgtgtgtgtgtgtgtgtgtgtgtgtgtgtgtgtgtgtgtgtgtttgaatggaaTGTTTTGCATATCTGTTAAGAAAATGCTCCCTTTATGGTGTACTGTTTACTTATATATGTGAAATTTGAGATCAGTTCCTAGAGTTTCAGAGAAACAGAAACGCTCTCCTGCCATTTATAAGCCAAAATGTAAAAGTCACGTTTCTGATCTTTTCCTCTAAGTCCAAATAGCTATGCCTGTGTCCATGGACTTGCATTTGTGTCCATCATCAACAAATTCACATGTAATGGCAAAGAATAACATTTacatttttccattaactcaggaaatgggcaaaaAGTACCTTTCAGTGATAAAGACCATATTCTACACTGTGCAAATGGATTTAATGGAGCATTCACCCTTCACCTAAAACGGCACCGAGTGAGCAAAATACAAAGATATGTGGTGAAAATTTAATTCAAAGCATTTGTCAACTCTGATCTggaggggattaaaaaaaaaaaagatttgggggcgtccgggtagagtagcagtctattccgttgcctaccaacatggggatcgccggttcgaatccccgtgttacctccggcttgcttggtcatccctacagacacaattggccgtgtctgcgggtgggaagctgaatttgggtatgtgtcttggttgctgcactagtgcctccgctggttggtcagggcgcctgttcggggggggagggggaactggggggggagtagcgtgatcctcccacgcactacatccccctggtgaaattcctcactgtcaggtgaaaagaagcagctggcgactccacatgtatcggaggaggcatgtggtagtctgcagccctccccagatcggcagagggggtggagcagcgaccggggtggctcggaagagtggggtaattggccagatacaatggcggagaaaaaggggggggggatctgttaAATTCTACACCTTAACCTGCATTATAATAACCCACTCCAGTTATTTAAACTATTTTACATagaacaaacacagacacacacaaaaaacattgAATACACACATTTTCAATTTTTAGCACAACAAAATGTACAAAATCTAAGAGGTCACATTTTTTCGTAAGACACAGTATGTACGTGTGGATTTCTTGAAAGCTTAGGAATAAAACATGGGGTAATATCGTCGACAAGCATTTTTTATCATCCTCATGGCCTCGTACCTTACAGTACAGGTCTGTTTTACTACTGCGTTAACGAAAATACCGACGTAAACCTTCTACAGCTTTGAAACACATTCACTGTTTTAGCCATTCCCTATGATTTGCTCTTGTATACAAGTGTCTTGATCATTTtgagaacaggaaaaaaaaaaaatccagccctTCGATCCCTTTTGTTTTCGATGGCAAGagtcacttttttcttttttaaatcacaTCCGAGTTGTGAAATGAGCTTCTTATAATCACTTGGCTGATGAAGCCCAGGTTGCTGTCAGACTGCTGTATCTGAACGCCACAGGGGAACGCGAATTACAGACACGACGGTGGAGGATGTACAATACAGTCAAGTGCCTTGTTTCCCCAGGGAGCTACAAGTTGGCTGTGTTGTCGGTGGTCCCTCGCCTCATGAGTTTCTGTGTGCGGCTGGGACAAacgaatggtgtgtgtgtgggtgtgtgtgtgtgtgtgtgtgtgtgcgtgtgctgtgACGTTATTCTGCGGCCGCTTGTAAGCTACAACTTCAGGAAAGAGCGCAAAATGTAATAAAGTGTTTCATACTCCTCTACCGTCGACAGTTCATTGGCCATTATGTCGGAGCAATATTGGCAGGCTGTCACCCACACAAAAGGGAAAAAAGTGGGATTGCAGACCAATCGTTCACAGCCAAGAGGCCTTAGGGACAGCTAACTGTCAAACACTTATGGAAACACAATATCTTAGCCACTCAGCCTCCTTTCTGTGGTTACAGAACATTTCacgcgtttttgttttttcttcgtaTTACTCCGAGCATCCATTCTGACGGCACAGCCTCCATGTAGCCAAGTCGGTAAAGCACGACATTCTCTGCACAGAGTGGCACACCGAGGAAAGGCTGTCATTTATCACAATTACGCCAGCGGCAGTATCAGCCCTGATAGTCGCGCGGTAATCCTTGAGTATGCCGTCATCTCTGCTCCCTTTAATGTTGGGAGAGACAAGCCGATAGATGTGATGGGGTGTGCGTGTCaaagaaaaaggaggaggaggagaaagagagagaggtagttgTGAGTGTATGTAGTGAATGCTCAGACCTTCTCCTAACCCGTGTTTAAAATGCACTCCAAacccatcaaccccccccccgtaACCATTAACACCCTTATTAATTGGAACTGGAGCCATTAATCAAAATGCTAAGAGCCCATTCTCGCCGCTTTATGCTTGATTTACGGGGATAATATACAGGATATGTTGAGGCCCGGGTTCGCTCTCATGCACAAGAAAACCTGTTCGTTTAAAGTTTCTGTAGGGAATTTCTCCCCAGCTCATAGCGCTCTCGGAGGAATCCGCAGAGGGGTGAACAGCCTAGTAGACAGCATCCATCTCTTGCCCACCCTCTTGCTTTCATCTCCCCCTCCCTTGCTCACTCTGCATTTCAAACACACGCATTCTGGATGCACTCCCCGTTGGGCAACTTCTCATATTTCGATTATAAAAGCAGCGACTGCATAGGCAGCAGCCTCAGCAAATGACTACCCCCTTGAATTTGTTACACCTGTTACGGCCCCAGATACAATGCTCAGCATTTTCCCCTCAGCGCCCACTGACTCTTAAAAAGCTGGCCCTGAAAAACCGGTGGCCGGAGCCTCTCTCCCCCTTTTcgctcttcctttttttttttttttttttacctcctctTCTTTGTGCTCTCGGTTCTTCCCTTCGCCTGTGCTAATTTCACTCTAGACCATAATTATTCTCCAGCACCAAAGCTGTCAGTTCCCTCTTCTTCGTCTCTCGCTCCTTCTTTTATTCCCCTCGTTTGTTTAAATTTGCCCCGTGGCCGACAGGCTGCCTACCTCTCTGCGTTTCTCCTGTCAAGGATGGTTAGTCAGAGAACGGGGGAAGAAAACCAAGGAGGAGAGACAGGGCAAAATTAAAGTGGCTGCCCCGACCCCCCCGGGTGCCTAAAGCGGAGGGGCGGCCGACGACCATTTATTTACAgtttgctacacacacacactgtgagctTGACGGAGCAGGAGACCGAtgagagacaaacacagagatgCAAACGTGCGCTTGGCAGCGCACAATGCTTtcagaacaaacaaacaaccaaaaaaaaaaaggtccaataAGAGGCACCTTTAGACAAACATATGGCGTTGACTTGCTTGGTTGCAGCTCATCCCACCTCATTAGCACCGATGCGATGACATTTTTCCCTTAGAGCCCAAATTCACCCAGCACAGGAGAACTAGACAGATTTAACAGACGAATGTCTGAATCATTCATCACAGTTGAGCTCTCACGACATCACAAATACTGGCGTTTGGTAGGCACTTCAAAGTGTATTTCATAAGACGGCGATGGTGCAAAAGAATCTGACAATCAAGATATGCAGTCTAGTATCAGCAGGGCCTCCATAGAGATTCAGGCTTCAAATATGGCGACCTGCTGCGGGTTAAAACAGGGTGTTACTTACAGTTTGACAACTGCTAAAATATGAATTGCTTACAAATCATCCATCAGAGATCAAAGCAGAGCAACATGGATTCCTGCTTTTTTATGCAGGGATTTTCTTTTGCTGTTGGGAGAGTATGCCTCCGTCATTTCTGACTCCAAAGTCATGCTCTTTGTTTACACTGCTGAGTGAAAATGATGAATCAGACTCATCAGCAGGCACTCATGACTGCCTCGCTCATGGATTTTAGTtgtaactggaaaaaaaaagtggctATCTGTGCAGCCTTTGTAGCAAGGCAGAGTATGAGAGATTTGACTTTCACTAGTTCAAACCCCTTCTCCATCAACCATCTTGTGAAGAGTGGGAATAATGCATATATGGACAGGTGTCACGGACAGAACAGGAGATATTGTTGGCCCAGACGAAGTGTGGAAATGGTTTCAGACTGAAGTTCAGCTTGACACCTCTTTGCACAATAGTGCTGTGAGACTTGAATCAGAATTGGGAACGTGAATAGAACTATGGGAGGAGACTGAGGCCGCGGTGTGATGCATTAGAAGAGTTGAATGAGGAGAGAGGTGAGTGTGGATGGGGAATAATGTGATTGGTAAATTGAAAATGGGGAGGAATTAGGTAGTTtttctgggggtgggggggtagagaAGAGGCAGGGAGATGGGTATTCAAGTGGTGTGCAGGTTAATGTGAGCTGTGAAAACTAGGTCAGCTGATATAGCCAAGTTCTCTCCCTGCAACTGCGTTAAAACTTCAAATTATTTAACAGGGAGGGGATGGTCAGAGCCAGAAGAGAAATCGAGATGTTACCTGTCCCAGGATTGGGCCTAAAGGGGGTCCGGGAGCTGCCTGTCCTGACCTCACGATGGTTCGGATTACGTTGCCCAAATCCATCTTTTTGACCGTCTTGGCCGCCTTGGAGATCTTCGACATCCTGGTTTTTTATGTGTGCGTCTGGAAGGAAACGCCTCTACATCTGCCCTTGATGTAAACACAGAATCCAACCACAGAGAGTGAGCAAATCTgacagggggaggaaaaaaaacaaaaaaaaacaaattagccTCTCAAGCACAATCAACTGCAACCAATCATTTACACACTGGGCTCATTAAAACATCATGTGCTCAAGTCAATATTGATACCCACAGGCAAGCCCTTCCATTCTGCAGCAgctaagcaaaaaaacaaaacaaatacataaaATCTTTGCTTTTGACTGACTCAGTGAAGGCCACCAGGCAAACCTTTCCATTCTGCAGCAcccaagcaaaaaacaaaaagaaaacatatACATAAAATCTTTGCTTTTGCCTGACTCAGTGAAGGCCACCCTCCAGGAGGTGCATGTTACGTGCATCAGTGGTGGAATGTGATGCCGGGGCCAGCTGAGGATTCAGGGAGCTGTTGGGATTTCAAACTCTCTGCTAAAGTCATCTGAGTGTGTTCCAAATGCCTCCATCACATGGCGTCTACCTCATATTCTGTCACTGGCAACCCCCACCAGCCCAATGCATGTCTAGTCCTATGAACCCCATCAGTGGAGGTCGAGGGTGCTCCTGGAAGGCATGAGTCTCAGGGGACAGTAGAGGAAGATAAGTGACAATATTATTATTGAGTAATAGCTGTGTAGTCATTCTACACAAACGCAGAGAAGGGGAGATGCTTTTTCACTccaccttttaaatgcatttgccAAATTAGCAGAGTGGGGAGAACGGCCTGAACTTCTGGCCTTATTCTGGTCGAGGCGAATCCAATAAAAAGAAGGTCTATAATCCACCGCTGGAAAAAGTGATATAGACaaggctgtaaaaaaaaaaaaggcgagaaAATGATCAATGGCTGGAGCCAAGGGACAAATAGAAGTTTTAAGGTTAAGCCTGGTAATTCTGGGGAACCCTGCATTCAATAAAAGTAAGCTCTTCAACGGGGAGTCCAGGTTCACCAATGATTCATTGGGAGCAACTGTGGGTATCCAATTACATCAACAAGGGAGACAGTGGCAAAGTTATATATGCTATGGCACCCAATACCGCTACAGAGCCACAAAAAGAAGATGCTgttcccagaaaaaaaaagtgattttatCTGAAGCTGCTAATTATCCTGGTTTCTGCTGAAATGCACACACCGTGGGCCCTAGGGGGGATGTTGTGCATGTATTAAGGTGATAAACGTGCTGCAGACTGACTCTTcagtggaatcagttcattttGAATTTTCCCAATGGCTATCATTGCATCTGAAATAACACACCACTGCGTTTCAAAAGTCACTTTTAGGCTGCCACCCTCGAACTTGTTTATTTAGTTCATTGTTGAATGATCATGTGGCATTTGAGATCAGTTTCAGAGACCGTGGAGAAAAATAAAATGCAGAGCTGTATGCATTAATCACAGGGACGAACACCCACCCCTGTTATCAAACAAGGAGAAACTCATGAATTCATTACTGACAAGCTGCAGAGCATAGATGATTTAAAATgtggggaggaaaaagaaaaagaaaatgtattCTTGCTCTCAGATGGCTACAAAAACATTAACCGAGACACTGGCATAGCGCTGAGATGTTAGACTTTCCTTGAATTTTAACAcacccaggaaaaaaaaaaaaaaaaaaaaaagcacaattagATGCAGCAGCCAATATTGAATTTAATTTCAAGTTTGGGATCAGGGGAATAAAATTTTGGGAGTGGTGAGGAAAATGACAGCGTCATGCTTTAATGCACCACAGTTTTATTGGTGTATGAATAATGAAAACAGCAGTTCCCTTGCAAAATGAAATCACTCATCAGCAAGGGCAGGCACTCAAATCTGACTAAGAATTGACCTACATAAGGCATTACAACTGAGCTGACGGTACATTTAACCCAACTGTATTCACATTAGATTTAATGGCTGAAACAGTAGTAACTGCAGCAGCGGAGAGGCTGCACAGGGCACAGGAAATAAAAGCCTCAGGAACAACATGGCATATGATGCCTTTTAGGCTCCAATATGATTAACCAAATCAAAGTCACAGTATTTTACAAAATACAAACATTTTCCTGAAGCTGTTTTAGGCTGCCTCTCAAGACGACATAGACTTTGCCAGGCACTAAAGCGACATGATTTGTGTTCAAAGGCTCTGAACAGAAAGGATTTTATTTTAATCATGTGGTGTTTTTGAAAAGTAGTATTTCACTTGGTAACTGTCTTACTAACTTATTTAACAGGTCTGTTTAAATTCTTGTGCAAAAATGCTTGAAAAacagattcatccatccattagccaaaccgctcatccttactcaaggtcgtggggatgctggagccgatcccagcagtcattgggcggcaggcggggagacaccctggacatgctgccagtccatcacagggcccacacacacacacacacacacacacacacacacacacacacacacacacacacagggacaatttagtacggccgatacacctgacctacatgtctttggactgtgggaggaaaccggagcacccggaggaaacccacgcagacacggggagaacatgcaaactccaaacagaggatgagcctggacaacccccaaggttggactgcctcagggttcgagcccaggaccctcctgatgtgaggcgaccgcgccaaccactgtgccaccgtgtcacCCTGAAAAACAGATTCcttccgtaaaaaaaaaaaaaaaaattcatactCTGCTCACTATCATTTGTCAGACAGAAATTCTACATGAAGTGAATGGAGATGGAACAGCTACTGCAGCCTACTTGAGAATAATTAAAATCGAGGACACTTCAAAGAAAAGCTGTGGTTCTGATTAAAGAAATGAATCAATTTGCTATAAAAAGCAGACCTAATTGCACCAATAAAAGACCCCGGTGCCCGCTAGGCTAACAGTGGGTTAGACTAATAGGTTCCCTTTCACTTTCATGAAATAGTCTAGTCTATCAGCAGCGTAGATCAATGACACCAACTGAGTCattttcttactttttttttgttgcatttcaaGGTTATAATTAATGGTGTAGTGTGAGATGGCTCTCTATAAAAATGGGAGAAAATGGTCCGTGGGAGAGTGCTTGCATCTGGAAACCTTGGAAATTCATCCAGTAATTGGCTTTTCACATGTGTATGAAATTATCGACATTCGTCTGCCTAAAGGAAATCATCTTATCGTTTTCCATCATTCATTCTTCATAATCGCAGTCAGGTGAAGTCAAGACTGAATAATTAATAATGAATTCCGATTTACTGTAAGTAAAATGTCTGATGGCGGCTCACTTGGCTATATGATCTGTAACATGGTAAATAACTGTCATGGATTAATGTATCTCAACTTTTGCTGCACTTTATCTGCTTACTGTTTTTAACATCAACTTTATAAACGGTCTAACAACTTAGACCTGCACGGCTAGCTGAAAATCTGAAAACAGATCAAAATCAAACAGGATTGCCCTTTTTCGTCAAGTGTTGTGATGAATGGGACGTCTACAGTTTGTTGATAATTGCCTCCGATTAGGAAAAAAATGGActaaaaaagactttaatgaggtgtccgggtggtgtggcggtctattccgttgcctaacaacatggggattgccagttcgaatccctgtgttacctccggcttgacgggcatccctagacacaattggccatgtctgcgggtgggaaactggatgtgggtatgtgtcctggtcgctgcactagtgccccctctggttggttggggcgcctgttcagggaggagggggaactggggggaataacgtgatcctcccacacgttacacccccttggcgaaactcctcactgtcaggtgaaaagaagtggttggcgactccacatgtattggaggaggcatgtggtagtctgcagccctccccgcatcggcagagggagtggagcagcgaccaggatggctcggaaaagtggggtaattggctggatacaattgaggagagaaaaaaaaggggggggggtttaaaaaaaacctcCAGACTTTAACAGTCTCCGGTGTGGTAGCATTGGTTTGTGTGATACAACTCCACAACACTCAACTATTCTGACACCAGTCATTCTGATAATTTGAAGCCACTAGTACCTATCTTCTTAAATAGACAAGGGCAGGCAAAGCACATGTCTAAATTGAAATAACGATTAGCAAAATTTTTAATAAAGCAGAAATGGACCTCATCCATTCAGATTTCTGCTCTTTCGAACAGACTCAGGCCAGCCCTGACAATTATTCATTTCCTAGTTTGGCAGTCCATCTAGTGGTAGCATTTACTTTTCCATTTGAAGGCACTATAAAAATGCTCTTGGCTAAAGCAGCTTGTAATGAC
Proteins encoded:
- the tmem265 gene encoding transmembrane protein 121 — encoded protein: MVPTPQVCVSTLVTVSTMAVVDLYLLEQSMLGARGVPGPSVWQCMAVLLGDVGFLLALRFVSAGVVSEARSPRRGFANALWFLFLSMLQLKLFFICHNYRQERRPPDPLARKTLTVLLSICLPSLFLILTGTDHMTPLSRKQEVRGRLLWVVVDLLDVLDLQAGLWEANGGSWAGAAFEQGLPIWAEGLVFFYCYALLLLLPCVALTELGATGLPGQRGPHKEALYPWLSLVTINIFTLVLRGTGMLWYRDPRVSTVFLGKNLLALAVKLSSAWERHRREHRAQGTGSVVGAEPGDSTQPSQSSEQGEEQAQGKAFSAPPSHYHTLSSSQGHSHSLSCVSLEPTETSLGPSFISHEL